In Procambarus clarkii isolate CNS0578487 chromosome 5, FALCON_Pclarkii_2.0, whole genome shotgun sequence, the following are encoded in one genomic region:
- the LOC123766768 gene encoding zinc finger protein 658B-like, translating into MSSGGDNPQTVLTNHKMPKQHECPLCRKIFGRRCHLKQHLLVHTEGKPHECPQCGKRFSQLQHLKNHMVVHTGVKPHECPECGKRFIRRAEVKQHMLVHTRDKQHECPVCGRRFSRPGDAKKHMVVHTGDKPHECPECGKKFSHLGSMKIHMFLHTGNKPLECNECGKRFSHLGGIKQHMKVHTGNKYHECPECEKKFCRLGAFKKHMLLHTGDKPHECPECGKRFRMVQYVKNHMVVHMGDKPHECPECGKRFIRRGEVKQHMAVHTGDKPHECPECGKRFSLLRYVKLHMAVHTGDKPHECPECGKRFIRVGEVKQHMVVHTGEKPHECPECGKRFTQVRCLKIHMKVHTGQKPFECADCGRRFKDRSSIISHVLVHTDKPHKCPDCGKRFSLLRYVKLHMAVHTGDKPHECPECGKRFIHVGEVKQHMVVHTGEKPHECPECGKRFTQVRSLKIHMKVHTGQKPLYVPNVGEDSKTVAV; encoded by the coding sequence ATGTCATCAGGAGGGGATAACCCTCAAACAGTTTTGACAAATCATAAGATGCCCAAGcaacatgagtgtccattgtgtaggAAAATATTCGGTCGTCGTTGCCACCTGAAGCAGCACTTGCTTGTGCATACGGAAggtaaacctcacgagtgtccacagtgtgggaaaagattcagtcaacttCAGCATTTGAAGAATCACATGGTTGTGCATACAGGggttaaacctcatgagtgtcctgagtgtgggaaaagattcattcGGCGTGCAGAGGTGAAACAGCACATGCTTGTGCATACAAGGGATAAACAACATgagtgtccagtgtgtgggagaaggttcagTCGTCCTGGAGATGCTAAGAAGCACATGGTTGTACATACAGgagataaacctcacgagtgtcctgagtgtggAAAAAAATTCAGTCACCTTGGAAGTATGAAAATTCACATGTTTTTGCATACAGGGAATAAACCACTTGAGTGCaatgagtgtgggaaaagattcagtcatctTGGTGGTATTAAGCAGCACATGAAAGTGCATACAGGGAATAAATATCACGAGTGTCCTGAGTGCGAGAAAAAATTCTGTCGACTTGGAGCTTTTAAGAAGCACATGCTTCTCCATACAGGGGATAAACCCCACGAGTGTCCCgaatgtgggaaaagattcagaatGGTTCAATATGTGAAGAATCACATGGTTGTCCATATGGgggataaacctcatgagtgtcccgagtgtgggaaaagattcattcGTCGTGGGGAGGTGAAGCAGCACATGGCTGTCCATACAGGggataaacctcacgagtgtccagaatgtggAAAAAGATTCAGCCTACTTCGATATGTAAAGCTACACATGGCTGTTCATACAGGggataaacctcatgaatgtcctgagtgtgggaaaagatttatTCGTGTTGGAGAGGTGAAGCAGCACATGGTTgtgcatacaggagagaaacctcatgagtgtccagagtgtgggaaaagattcacacAAGTTCGATGTTTGAAAATACACATGAAGGTGCATACAGGCCAAAAACCTTTTGAATGTGCCGATTGTGGGAGAAGGTTCAAAGACCGTAGCAGTATAATTTCACATGTTTTGGTGCATACAGATAAGCCTCACAAGTGCCCAGATTGTGGAAAAAGGTTCAGCCTACTTCGATATGTAAAGCTACACATGGCTGTTCATACAGGggataaacctcatgaatgtcctgagtgtgggaaaagatttatTCATGTTGGAGAGGTGAAGCAGCACATGGTTGTGCATACAGGGgagaaacctcatgagtgtccagagtgtgggaaaagattcacacAAGTTCGAAGTTTGAAAATACACATGAAGGTGCATACAGGCCAGAAACCTTTATATGTGCCGAATGTGGGAGAAGATTCAAAGACCGTGGCAGTATAA
- the LOC138352637 gene encoding zinc finger protein 383-like: MKPHEYPECGKIFRCHAEVKQHMFVHTEDKPYECTECGKRFRRQRGVNRHRVVHTGDKPHACPECGKSFRRHADVKQHIFVHTEDKPYECTVCGKRFRRRGEVKRHMVVHTGDKPHECPECGKRFSRQEMVKLHMVVHTGHKPYECPECGKSFSQHAAMKTHRMVHTNQKPYECAECGRRFRERHHIIRHMLVHSDDKPHECPICEKRFKLRTSMKRHIILLHQGDKPDGLVPFLVKKKCLGN, from the coding sequence ATGAAACCTCATGAatatccagagtgtgggaaaatattCAGATGTCATGCAGAGGTAAAGCAGCACATGTTCGTGCATACGGAGGATAAGCCTTACGAGTGTACAGAGTGTGGAAAAAGATTCAGGCGTCAGAGAGGGGTGAATCGGCACAGGGTTGTACATACAGGAGATAAACCTCATGcgtgtccagaatgtgggaaaAGTTTCAGACGTCATGCAGACGTGAAGCAGCACATATTCGTTCATACGGAAGATAAGCCTTACGAGTGTACagtgtgtgggaaaagattcaggcgTCGTGGAGAGGTGAAGCGGCACATGGTTGTGCATACAGgagataaacctcatgagtgtccagaatgtgggaaaagattcagtcgtcaAGAAATGGTGAAACTGCACATGGTTGTGCATACAGGGCATaaaccttatgagtgtccagagtgcggAAAAAGTTTCAGTCAACATGCagctatgaagactcacaggatggtgcatacgaATCAGAAACCCTatgaatgtgctgagtgtgggagAAGATTCAGAGAACGTCACCATATAATTagacacatgttagtgcattcagatgataagcCTCATGAGTGTCCAATATGTGAAAAAAGATTTAAGCTACGGACAAGTATGAAGCGTCACATCATATTATTGCATCAAGGCGATAAACCTGACGGCTTAGTGCCCTTTCTTGTGAAAAAAAAAtgtcttggtaactaa